The DNA region AAATTTAGTTATGGAAAAACACTTCAACATCATTATTGCTGGAGCAGGTGGCATTGCCGAAGCTGCAGGTTTAATTCTGGCTGAATGGAGTCAGGTTACACCAACCATTTTTATTGGAAACCGAAGCCTATCTAAAGCAAAAGCTGTTGCCAAATGGATAGAAGAAGGAACTACTAATACTTGTAAGGTTAACGCTTTTCTATTTTCAGAAAATGAGATTACTTCTGAAATGGAAACTATTTTCAAGCAAGGCGCTATCATTTTAGATTGTCTTCCTGGAGGTCAAGCTCCTAGAATAGCGCAAATTGCCAAAGATTTTCACCTTCATTATGCGAATCTTACCGAATATGTTGCCGAAACGGAAGAAATAATAGCACTGGCCAAAGATGCTGAAACTGGCTTTATTTTACAAACGGGAATAGCTCCAGGATATATCGATGTTTTAGCTAATGCTCTTTTTGAACAATTTTGTGCTGACTTTAATGTCAATTCTGCTGATAAATTAGAATTTAAAGTGGGAGCTTTAACTAAAAATGCCGTTGCTCCTCATTATTATGGTTTTACCTGGAGTCCAATAGGTGTTGCAACCGAATACATCAAAAATGCAATAACAATCCGCAACTTTAGTAAAACCGAAGTTCCTGCACTATCAGAAAGAACCACTCTAATTATCGATGGCGTTACCTATGAAGCCGATTTAACTTCGGGTGGCGCAGCTGATTTGCCTGATGCTTTGGCTGGAAAAGTCCGTGTTTTAGATTATAAAACGATACGATTTCCAGGACATTATGATTGGGTTCAACAACAAATTGAACGTATTGGTAAGTCTGAAAATATAATTGAAGAACTGCAAAAAATTATGGAAAAAGAAATTCCATTATTTGAAGAAGACCAAATTATATTATTTGCTGCCATAGAAGGCAAAGATAATAAAGGAACTCTTAGAAGACGTGAAATATCCAAATGTATACATCCGCTTAAAGTAGGGAAACACAAACTAAGAGCTATTCAAACAACAACCGCTGCACCATTAGTACAATCGGCTCAACTATTATTAGAACAAGATCTTAAAGGAGTAATACTTCAAAGCCAAATTGATACTCAATCTTTTTTAAACGGAAATTTCATTGTTCCTGTGTATGGCTCATACAACCAATAAATAAGATACGCTAAATACTATACAAATTGATTGAAAATCACAGTAACTATTCAAGTTTTTTAACGATAAACATCTCTTTATAAACCATTTTAAATAACTTCAATGGATAATCCTACTATCATTTCAAATTTCTATTTGAGGATTGTCTAACTATTAATTCAGGTTCCAGAATAATTCGCTTAATCGATTTTTTATTGGGATTATTCATTCCTTCTAAAAAAGCCTCTGCAGCTAGTTTTCCAATCTGGTCACTATGCTGATTTACTGTTGAAATCGAAGGCTGTGTCAACGAAGTAAAAGGTTCATCGCTAAAACCTACAAGCGCAATTTCTTCAGGAACTTTAATGTTGTTTTCTAAAAGCACCTGCAAAGCTCCCAGTGCAGCAATATCTCCAGCCACATAAACCGCATCTGGGCGGTCAGCGCCTTCGAGTAATTGTTGCATAATTCTTCGGCCATCATCTGTTCGTAAGTTACTTTCGATAATCCAGTCTTCACGTAAATCTATATTCCACTTTTTAAGTGCATCTTTATAACCACGAATCCTCTCTTTATAAATTCGAATATGATTAA from Flavobacterium nitratireducens includes:
- a CDS encoding substrate-binding domain-containing protein — encoded protein: MVENIEKVLNSEGYSIIMTQSNELYAKECKEIDTLLKNQVDGIIASMANQTIDLEYYEKIKSKGVELVIFDRGEESLQVDYVGIDDYKSSHLVVDHFVAQNCKKIAHIAGFNHIRIYKERIRGYKDALKKWNIDLREDWIIESNLRTDDGRRIMQQLLEGADRPDAVYVAGDIAALGALQVLLENNIKVPEEIALVGFSDEPFTSLTQPSISTVNQHSDQIGKLAAEAFLEGMNNPNKKSIKRIILEPELIVRQSSNRNLK
- a CDS encoding saccharopine dehydrogenase family protein, which gives rise to MEKHFNIIIAGAGGIAEAAGLILAEWSQVTPTIFIGNRSLSKAKAVAKWIEEGTTNTCKVNAFLFSENEITSEMETIFKQGAIILDCLPGGQAPRIAQIAKDFHLHYANLTEYVAETEEIIALAKDAETGFILQTGIAPGYIDVLANALFEQFCADFNVNSADKLEFKVGALTKNAVAPHYYGFTWSPIGVATEYIKNAITIRNFSKTEVPALSERTTLIIDGVTYEADLTSGGAADLPDALAGKVRVLDYKTIRFPGHYDWVQQQIERIGKSENIIEELQKIMEKEIPLFEEDQIILFAAIEGKDNKGTLRRREISKCIHPLKVGKHKLRAIQTTTAAPLVQSAQLLLEQDLKGVILQSQIDTQSFLNGNFIVPVYGSYNQ